TTCCGGCGTCACCACGTTGTCGGAGACTTCCAGGGGCAGATGATACAGGCTGAGGTGAATCGATACCGCTGCCCGGCGGCCGGCTGCAATGGCCTTGATAGCCGCTTGAAAGTCGGTCAGGTTGTCACCCCTGGACATCAATCCGGTTTCATGGTGGAAGGCAGGCTGTTTGTATGGCGGCAGGGCCTCCCATGATGCGGCGGCCGGCGCTGCGCCTTCCCTGTCTTCCCCGGATGCCGTGACCGGCACGAAGATCAGTTCGGGAATACGCCCGGATGCAAATACCAGGTGATCGACCTGCACGATGTCTGTGGCGCCACTGTCCAGATCGGTCAATTCAACCGCCTTGAGCGTATGACCCTCCCCATAAAGGCGGCTGATGCCCTTGTCAACGGTGATGGCAATCTCTTCGGGATCGATGTCGCTCATGGCCGCTTCGCGTACCAGCAGGGTGATGCGGCTGGCCCCCAATTGCTTGCATCGATCGATCAATGCCGGTGACAGGTTGGGGTTGCCCACAATCATAACGTGGCCAGTGAGCGCAATCCGGGGATAATCGTCCCGGCCGGCCTTAGCGACATCGATGAGCAGATGGCATCCCGGGGCAGGGCTCACTTCGCCTTTACCATGGGTTCGGGCCAGCCGGCTGTCCCATCCGCCGACCGCCAGAAAAACGGCCTGATATCCCTCGGCCAGCAGGTCGGTCACCGACACATCCCGGCCGAGCATCTTGCCGGTCTCGGTTTTGACGCCCATCTGCTCGATGCCTTCGATGTCCCAATCCAATACGCTGTCCGGAAGACGGTATTTGGCAATGGCGGTTCTCAACAGCCCGCCCAGTTTGGGCTGGGCCTCGAAGACCGTAGTGGTGTGGCCCAGGCGGGTGGTGAAGAAGGCGGCCGACAACCCCTGCACACCTCCGCCGATCACGGCCACGCGACGGCCGGTTTCCGGTGCCTTGAAAGGTTGTACGTGGGTGCCCCGCGCCATTTCCTGGTCGGCGGCATAGCGTTTCAGGAAGTTGATGGCCACCGGTTCATCCACGTATTGGCGCCGGCAGTCGTTTTCACAGGGGCGCGGACAGATGCGGCCGATCACCGTGGGAAAGGGATTGCGCTCCTTGATGATCTGAACGGACCGATCGGTGTCGCCGTCGGCGATGGCTTTGATGTAGGCGCTGATGTTGATGCCGGCCGGACAGGCGCGTTGACAGGGGGTGGTGCACTCTTCGGTGGTGTACTCCCTGAGAATGCGCCGGGTGACCGATGATAGGGTAATGATATGCTTGGGGCAGGCGCGCTCACAAGTGCCGCAACCGGTGCAACGGCTTTCGTTGACGATGGGCAGCCCCTTGGGGCCCATGACGATGGCGTTGAACGGGCAGACCCGTGCGCAGGTGCCGAGACCGAGACATCCGATGGTGCAGACTTTCATGCCGCCATTGAGCAGGGCCGCGGCACGGCAATCGTTCAAGCCGTCGTAAACGTATTTGGTGTCCGCGTCGGCGACGCCGTAGGTGCAGCCGGGCAGGGCGATATCCGGCTCCTTCGCCTCTACGCTCACGCCCAGAATCGCGGCGATGGCCTGGGCGGTTTCCGGACCGGCAGCTACGCACGAGTTGGGTGCCGATTTGCCGGCCACGATCGCCTCGGCGTTGGCCGTACAACCCGGGTAGCCGCATCCACCACAGTTCGCACCGGGCAACGCGGCCTCGACCTCTAATATTTTAGGGTCCACGTAAACATAGAAGATCTTCGAAGCTATGGCCAGGCCGATGCCCACCACCAGCCCCAAACCGCCCATCAGCACGATCGCTATTCCCATTCCCATCGGACTCTTCTCCTCTACATGATGGCGCCAAACTTACATTTATCATAGCAGGTCAGGCACTTGATACATTTTTCTTTGTCGATGCGAGCGACCTGCTTTTTCTCCCAAACGATGGCTTCAACAGGGCAGGAGCGGGCACACAGGCCACAGCGGGTGCACAGTTCGGGATCGATTTCGAATTTGAGCAAAGCGACGCATCGCTTGGCCGGACAGCGGCGCTCATAAATGTGGGCCTCGTATTCGTCGCGGAAATATCGCAAGGTGGAGAGGACCGGATTGGGGCCGGTCTGGCCCAATCCGCACAAGGCGGTTTCACGGATGACCCCGCAAAGCTCCTCCATGGTGTCGATATCTTCGGGCTCACCCCTCCCCTCGGTGATCTTTTTCAGCAATTCGAGCAGTCGGCGTGTCCCTTCCCGGCAGGGGGTGCATTTGCCGCAGGATTCTTCCTGGATAAATTCCATGAAAAAGCGCGCCATATCGACCATGCAGGTTTTTTCGTCCATGACGATGACGCCGCCGGATCCCATGATGGCGCCGACCTTGGCGATCTCCTCGTAGTCCACCGGCGTATCGAGAAGATTCGCAGGGATACAGCCGCCGGAAGGGCCGCCGAGTTGTACGGCCTTGAATTTACGATTCTTGGGGATACCGCCGCCGATATCGAAAATCAGTTTGCGCAGGGTGGTGCCCATGGGAACTTCCACCAGGCCGATGTTGTTGACATCTCCGGACAGGGCAAAAACCTTTGTTCCCTTGCTCCTTTCGGTCCCCACCGACGCGTACCAGTCTCCCCCCTTCAGAATGATCTGGGGGATGTTGCAGAGGGTCTCTACGTTGTTGAGGATCGTGGGCTTTTCCCAGAGGCCCTTGTGAGCCGGGAACGGCGGTCGCGGCCGCGGCATGCCGCGACGTCCCTCGATGGAACGCATCAAGGCCGTCTCCTCACCGCAGACGAAAGCCCCGGCGCCCTGGTAAATGTCGATGTCGAAGTCGAACCCGGCGCCCAGGATGTCTTCGCCCAGCAACCCCCGCTCTTTGGCCTGGGAGATGGCGATCTGCAGCCGCTTGATGGCCAGCGGATATTCGGTGCGCGCGTAGATATACCCCTTATGGGCGTTGATCGCCTTGGCGGCGATGATCATGCCTTCCAGTACCGAGTGGGGATCGGCCTCCAGGATGCTGCGATCCATGAATGCACCCGGGTCCCCTTCGTCGGCATTGCACAGAACGTATTTGATCTCACCCGGACTCTTGCGGGCGAAGTCCCATTTGAGTCCAGTGGGAAAACCGGCGCCCCCGCGGCCGCGCATGCCGGACCGTTTGACCTCCTCGACGATATCCTCGGGTGTCATCTCCTTCAGCGCACGCGCCGCTCCCAGGTAACCGTCCCGGGCGATGTAGTCGACGATGGATTCGGGATCGATCAGCCCTTTGTTGCGCAATGCCCGGGGCATCTGATGGGCGAAAAAGGGAATTTCGGTCTGGGCCTCGATGTGCTTTTTGGTGGTCGGGTCCTTATAAAGCAGCTTTTCCACCGGCTTCCCGCCGATGAGGTGTTCCTGAATGATGGTGGGGATGTCCTCGGCGGCGATTTTCTGGTAGAAGATGTCGCCCGGGTGAACCACCATGATGGGGCCCATGGCGCAGAATCCATTGCATCCGGTCTCTACGACCTCGACCTTGTCCTGAAGTTGCTTGGCGGCCAGTTCGTCGAGCAATGCCTCTTTGACCTTAATGCTGCCGGTGGCGTGGCATCCCGTGCCGCCGCAAATCAGCAGGTAGGTTTTATCCGAGAAGGCCATCCGGTCTGCATGTGCGGCTTTGATCGATTGAAGATCGTCCAAGGTGAATTTCGGCATGACGTTTTTCCTTCGGCTTAACGATCGATAGTGTGATCCGTTACCACGATCCGTCCAATCCTCTGATGCCATTTATATAAAGTCGGCCACAGGCCACGAACAGGGAGTAGTCGGTCAACATCAGGGGGATGTTGTACGTGCGGGCCAGATCGATGACTTCCTGGGCGGGCTTTTTTTTGCGCACGATGACGACGGCACAGACCTGAGCGATTCGGGCGGTCTGGATGACCTGGGGCGTGGTGACGCCTGTGAGCAGGACACAATCCTTGGCTGCCGCCGCTAGCACATCATCCATCAGATCCGCCGCGCCGCCGCCCATGATGACGCGATCCATCTGGTCCTCACCGACCAGGATCCTGGCTTTGAGAATGTCTTGAAGTTCGCTGATTTTCATATATGCGCCCCTATGAACGAATCCTTTTTTGAATGTCTTGCGGGGGTTATTGGTATTTTTCGAGAATATCGATGACTTTATCCGAGCTTATAGCGCCGTGGGTGTCGTGGTCCACCACCATGACCGGTGCCAGGCCACATGCGCCCAGGCAACGCACCCCCTGCAGCGAGAACCGCCGATCCTCGGTCGTCCCACCCTCCTTGACCTTGTAGTGGTTTTCGACGCGGGTCAGGACCTCTTTTATGCCCTTCACATAGCAGGCCGTTCCCAGGCACAGCTTGATGGTGTGACGGCCCTTGGGCGTCATGGAAAAGAGGGCATAAAACGACGCCACGCCATAGACTTCGCTGCTGGGCAGGTTCATCCCCCGGCCGATATAGTCGAGCAGTTCAACGGGTAAATACCCCACGATATCCTGACATTCCCGGAGCACCGTGATGATCGAGCCGGGAACGGATCGATGGATTTGGATCGATCGGTCGAGTTGGGGCCACATCTCTTCTGTCACGTCGGGGTGATCAGGGTGTCCGAGCGCGTTCATACTTTTCTCCTCAGTGGATATGCCTTGCAGGAACCAGGCTTCGGAATCGGTGACGGTACACTGAAATAGCCGCCATAGGGAAATCTTTTTTCAGACCGGCAACATTTCATAAACCTTGGAAAAAGTCAATTAGACCAGGGACAAAAAGATCGATTAAAACGCCGGCGGCCAGGTGTTTATTTCGTCATGGGTGCACGGGTCGCCGGTGCGGCACGGCAACGTTTCGCCAGCAGCTCTGACTGAGCTTGATTCACCCTGACGGGCGTGCTTCCCATAAGTTTTTTGGAAAAAAATTCGCATAGCAACGGAGACGGCAGACGTGGTGGGGCAGGTGGCCAGGGCCACATACGCCTGCGGTCAATAGTGCCGGTTGAATGCAAACGGCGGACGAGCGGCCCAGACTGTTTGAGCGCAGCGAGTTTCTGGGCCGCCCGCCGTGCATGTTACCGGCACTTGACCGCTTGGCGTGTGGCATCGGTCACATGTCCCATCCACGACGGGTTTAATGAATAGCATCGGGTTAGAATCGCCGCCGTTTCGCACACCGGGTTGACGTTCGGCGGTCGCTGGCATATACAACATCTTCGCCGCAGGGGTAGCGGTTGTACACCACACGATAAGTCGCATACAGACGATGGCAGGCGGTGTTTCAGGCGCTGCCGAAAACCGACACCCGGGACGTTCGCCGGGTTTACCCGGGTATCCAAAGAAAAGATGAATACAACAGCACCATACGGTTTGAAAGAGGTCAACGAGGCCGTCGCAGCCTTAAGGGGGCGAATGGTTTCAGCGCCTTTGACCGCCATTCTAGCCGGTACCGGTCTGGGCGATATGGTCGACGCCTGCGAGGTGAACGCGCGCATCGCGTATGGAGAGATTCCCCATTTTCCTGCCTCGACGGTGGAATCCCATGCCGGCTACCTAGTTTTCGGTGCACTGAACGGGCAGCCGGTGGCCATTCTTCAGGGGAGATGTCACCTTTACGAGGGATATGGACCACGGACCGTCACCTTCCCCATCCGGGTGTTGCACTCCCTTGGCGTTAAAAACTTAGTGATTACAAATGCTTCCGGTGGACTGAACCCTGAATTCGCCGCAGGCGACATCATGGTCATCGCCGACCATATCAATCTGACCGGCGAAAACCCTCTGGTCGGGCCGAATGAAGAGGCGTGGGGCGGGCGATTTCCTGACATGACGGCCGCCTATGACCCCGCCTTGCGCCAATGGGCCCTGGAAGAGAGGGATCGGAAAGCCGGCCGATTGCGGGAAGGCGTCTATGTCGGTTTAAAGGGGCCTTCGCTCGAAACCCCCGCGGAGATGCGTTTCCTCAGAACGATCGGCGCCGACGCCGTCGGTTTTTCCACGGTCATGGAGTGTATCGCAGCCGTGCACGGCGGCATGCGCGTGCTGGGGCTTTCCACTATCACCAACACCTGCCGACCCGACGAACCGGCGCCCGCCCAACTGGAAGAGATCATTGCCGTGGCGCGGGATGCGGCCCCGCGACTGGCGGCCATCATCGCCGCTGTGATCGGCCGACTTTCCGAAGCCGATCCCGACGCCGGTCGATAGAGGATGGTGGAATGCATCGGGACGACAACCCCCTGAAGCCTGACCTGGATCTGCTGATCTATAACGGAACGGTGATCTGCATGGATGCGGGCGACACGCGCATCGAAGCAGGTGCCGTGGCTGTGACCGGGGATACCATCACGGCGGTCGGACCGCGCGGCGCGTTCGATCCCGGCGGGGCCAAACGATGCATCGATGCCCGGGGCGGTTTGATTCTGCCGGGATTGATCAACACCCATACCCATGCCGCCATGGCGCTTTTCAGGGGACTGGCCGATGACCTGCCCCTGATGACCTGGCTCAACGACCATATTTTCCCGGCCGAAGCGAGACTGACCCGGGAAATGGTCGGGATCGGCACCCGGCTGGCTTGTGCCGAGATGATCCGGTCGGGCACCACCTGTTTTTGCGACATGTACCTGTACGAGGAGGCCGTGGCCGAGGCGGCGCGCGCATGCGGGATGCGGGCGGTGGTCGGCGAGGTGCTCTATGACTTTCCCTCGCCGAACTACGGCCCCATCGAAAAAGGCTTCGAATATACGGTCCGTATGTTCGAACGCTGGGCCGGGGACCCGCTGATCCGCATCGCCGTCGAGCCCCATTCGCCTTATCTCTGTGCCCCGGCCCTGCTCGAGCAGGCCGACCGCCTGGCGCGGGATCACCATGCGCCGCTGGTGATCCATCTGTCCGAGACCCGCCACGAAGTGGATCAGATCAAGGCCGCCTATGGGACCACACCGGTGGCGCACCTCGATCGTTTAGGCCTGTTGGGTCCCCATGTGGTGGCGTGTCATGCCGTGGTCCTGACGCCGGAGGACATCGACTTGCTCACCCGACATGATGTGAAGGTATCGCATAACCCGGAGAGCAACATGAAGCTGGCCTCCGGTATCGCGCCGGTGCCCGAGCTCCTCGCGGCCGGGGTGTGCGTGGGGCTGGGGACCGACGGCTGCGCCAGCAACAACACCCTGGATCTCTTCACGGAAATGGATATGGCCGCCAAGCTGCAAAAGGTTCGGCGGTTGGACCCCGCCGTGATGGACGCCGCCACCGTGCTGCGCATGGCCACCACCGATGCGGCCAGGGTGCTTGGGTTGGGACGGTTGATCGGCAGCCTCGAGGTGGGCAAGAAGGCCGATCTGATCGTAGTGGATACGGCCAAACCCCATTTGACCCCCATGTATGACCCGGTTTCCCACCTGGTCTACGCCGTGCGGGGGAGCGATGTGCGTCACAGCGTGATCGACGGGAGGGTCGTGATGGAAGAAAGGGCGCTCCAGACCATCGAAGAGGCCGGGCTGCTGGCAGACGTCAGGCAACAGGCCGCCGTCATCGCGCGGTGACCTGCCGCGAACCATACTCGATGCGTCCCTGTTTGTTGCCCGCGAAAAAAATGATGGTCCTGTAAAAAGTCGCTGTCAGACGGCGCCGTAAGAAGTTCAAGATCAAGGTGCGCGAAATTCCGTGTCCTGAGGCGTACTTGTCGTACGCCGCAAGGGCGACGGGATGAGCGCAACGCAGATATTGGGCTTTTTACGGTGACGTCAAATATGAACCGGAATCGAATAGAGTGAGATACGACACGATCCTATATAATGGTACCGTCATCACCGTGGATGCGGCCTTTGACGTCTACCAGCGCGGCGCAGTAGCCATCGCGGACGGCCGGATCCGGAAGGTGTGGCAGCCCCAGGCGGGCGAGCCGCTCCCATCGGCCGGCGAGACGATCGATGCCTGCGGCGGCATCGTAATGCCCGGCCTCGTCAACCTGCACACCCATCTGCCCATGTCCCTGTTCCGCGGGCTGGCCGATGATCTGCCGCTCCAGCAGTGGCTCAACGACTACATTTTCCCGGCCGAAGCCGGCCACATCGATCCGGTCTCGGTCCGGTTGGGCGCACGGCTCTCCTGCGCCGAGATGCTGCTGGGCGGAACGACGACCTGCTGCGACGGCTACTTTCTCGCCGATGACGTCGCCGCGTCCGTGGCCGCCATGGGGATGCGGGCCGTGGTCGGGCAGGGTGTCATCGATTTTCCGGCACCCGGCGTTCCCGATCCGTCGCGCAACATCGACGTGGCCAGGGATTTCGCTCGAAAGTGGTCCGGCCGATCGGAATTGGTGCAGCCGGCCATCTTTTGCCACGCCCCGTATACCTGTTCGGACCAGACCCTGATCAAAGCCAAGGAGACGGCCGAGTCGCTGGGGGTGCTCTTTCAGATCCATGCCGCCGAAACCCGCAGTGAATTGGATCAGATGCAGGCATCCCGGGGCTGCAGCGTGGTGTCCCATCTCCACGGCCTGGGCATTTTGAATGCCAGGACCCTACTGGTCCATGCCATCTGGGTGGCTGCGCGTGACATCGAACTGATCGCGGCCTGCGGGGCACCCATCGCCCATTGCCCGGAAAGCAACATGAAATTGGGGTCGGGCGTGGCGCCGGTTCCCGATTTCCTCGAGGCCGGCATCACCGTGGGCATCGGCACCGACGGGTGCGCCAGCAACAATGACCTGGACCTGTGGGGAGAGATGGATACCCTGGCCAAGCTGCACAAGGTGCAGCGGCTCGATCCCACGGTCATGGACGCGGCCACGGTGGTGCGCATGGCCACCATGGGTGGGGCCGCAGCGCTGGGCCTGGCCGATGACATCGGCTCCATCGAGCCCGGAAAACAGGCGGACCTTATCGTCATCGACGTCGATCAGCCGCATCTCGCCCCCATCTATCATCCGGCCTCGCACCTGGTGTATGCGGTTCGGGCGGGCGACGTGCGCCACGTGATGGTCGGCGGGAAGTGGGCGGTCCGGGAGCGGCGCTTGGCTGGCTTCGATCTGGACGGGCTGCTGGCGGAAGGGGTCCGATTTGCGGAAAAGGTAAAAAATATTAAAGTATGAAAGTAAGAAAGTACGAAAGTAAGAACGTAAGAAGATGTGAAAGTGTGAAAGTAAGCAAGTGATGGAACGGGGGCGATTGATGGATGCAATGGATATCCAACGCCTGCTGGAGGCGGCTCGCGGGGATCGGCCGGTGGACCTACTGATACGCAATGCCCGGTGGGTGAATGTGTTCAATGGCGAGATCATGGAGACACCCATAGCCGTTGCCGGAGGATACATCGTTGGCTGGGGGGATCACGCGGCCGAAAGGGTGCTCGATCTGGACGGGCGTTATGTGTCGCCGGGATTTATCGATGCCCACGTTCACATCGAAAGCGCCATGGTCGGGCCGTTCGGGTTTGCCGCCGCCGTGGTGCCCCATGGGACCACCAGCGTGGTGGCCGATCCCCATGAAATCGCCAATGTGCTGGGAACGGAAGGCATCGCCTATATGGTCGATTGCGGGGAACAGAGCCTGCTCAACATCTATTTTGCCTTGCCCTCGTGCGTGCCGGCCACCGGCATGGAGAGTTCGGGGGCGGTCCTGGATGCATCGGCCCTCAAGCCCTGGGTTTCCCATCCACGCATCGTGGCACTGGCCGAGATGATGAACTTTCCGGGGGTGATCCATGGCGATACCGATGTGCTGGCCAAGATCGGTCAGATGCACACGGCCGGCAAACCGGTGGACGGCCACAGCCCGGGGTTGAGCGGGGCCGGTCTGCACGCCTACCTGCTGCCCGGCATCGCCAGTGACCACGAGTGCACCTCCCTGGCGGAAGCCCGCGAAAAACTCGATGCCGGCATGCACATCATGATTCGGGAGGGCACCGGCGCCCGCAATCTCGATGCCCTTCTGCCGCTCATCACCGCGCGCACAGCACGCCGGTTGATGTGGTGCACCGACGACCGCCATCCCCACGACCTTCTCGGCGAAGGCGGCATCGACAGCATGGTGCGACGGGCGGTCAAGGCCGGCATCGATCCCGTGTGTGCCATCCAAATGGCCACCTTGAACCCGGCGGAATACTTTCGTCTGGATGCAGTGGGGGCCATTGCGCCGGGGCGCCGGGCCGACCTGATCGTCATGGAAAATATCGAGGATCCCGTGGTGCAGCAGGTTTACATCGGGGGACGGCAGGTGGCCGTTGACGGCCGCATGGTGGTCGACAGCAGCGGGCCGGCGATCACACCGCCTCCGGCATCCATGCATGTGGCCCTGGATCGTCTCGACTTTGCGGTGGCCGCCAGGGGGCGGCGGGTAAGGGCCATTGAGACGGTGCCCGATCAGATCGTCACGCGCAGCGCCATCGCCGAGGCCCGCATCGTGAACGGCCGGGCGTTGTCCGACCCGTCGCGCGATCTGCTGAAGATCGCCGTGGTCGAGCGCCATCACGCCACCGGGCGCACCGGGGTCGGATTCGTTCGCGGGTTCGGCCTGGGGCGCGGCGCCTTGGCCGCCACCGTGGCTCACGATTCCCACAACATCGTGGCGGTGGGCGTCGAAGACGGCGACCTGGCGGCGGCCGCGCGGGCGCTGGTCGACATGGGCGGCGGCCTGGTGGCCGTGGACCAGGGGCGCGTGATCGCCTCGCTGCCCCTTCCCATTGCCGGGCTGATGTCCGATCAGCCTGCGGACCGGGTATGCGCGGGACTCGACGAGCTTTTGGCCGCCGCGCGTCATCTGGGGTCGCGCCTGGCCGATCCGTTCATGACCCTCAGTTTCATGGCCCTGCCGGTGATCCCGGCGCTGAAGATCACCGATATGGGACTGGTGGACGTGGATCGGTTCAAACAGGTCCCCCTGTTCGTCGAGGATGAGGTATGATGCGGTTGACATTAACAGAAAGGTCGAAGCCATGAATGTGGATGGCCAACCGATGCGCCCCATATGGCTGGATGCCGATGGAACGACGATCAAGGTGATTGACCAGCGCCGGCTGCCCCACTCGCTGGAGATTCTCTCCATCTCCACCGTGGATCAGGTGGTCGACGCCATTCGCGAGATGGTGGTGCGCGGAGCGCCGTTGATCGGGGCCACCGGTGCCTACGGCGTGCTGGTCGCGCTGCTCAACTCCCGGAACGACGCCGATTTTCTCGACATGTGCCGCCGCGTCAAGGATGCCCGTCCGACCGCCGTCAATCTGGCCTGGGCCGTGGAGCGCACGGTGGCCGTCGTCATGAGAGGCGCTGCGCGGGCGGACCGAGTGGCGTTGGCACGGCAGGAGGCGACGGCCATCGCCGAGGAGGAGGCCGATCGCTGCCGCCGCATCGGAGAGCACGGGGCGGCGTTGGTCGAAAATCTCAGTCAGGCAAAAGGGGGGCGGACGGTCCACATCCTCACCCATTGCAACGCCGGGTGGCTGGCCTGTGTCGAGTGGGGCACGGCCACGGCGCCGATCTACGTGGCCCACGAGAAGGGAGTCGATCTGCATGTGTGGGTGGACGAAACCCGCCCCTTGAACCAGGGGGCGCGCCTGACCGCCTGGGAGCTGGGCAAGGCAGGGATTCGACATACCGTGATTGCCGACAATGCCGGCGGCCACCTCATGCAGCATGGCCTGGTGGACATGGTCATCGTGGGCACCGATCGCACCACCTGCACCGGCGATGTGGCCAACAAGATCGGGACCTACCTGAAGGCCCTGGCCGCCAGGGACAACGGCGTGCCCTTTTATGTGGCGCTGCCCTCCTCGACCTTCGACTGGCAGTTGCGCGACGGCATCGCCCAGATCCCCATCGAGGACCGGTCGGCGGACGAGGTGCGCTACGTGCAGGGATTGACCCCCCACGGGGTGGGGCAGGTTCTGGTGCCGCCCGAAGCGAGTCCGGCCGCCAATCCGGCTTTTGATGTGACACCGGCCCGGCTGGTGACCGGCTTTATCACCGAGCGGGGCGTTTGCGCGGCCAATGAAGCCGCCATACTGGCCTTGTTCCCCGAAAAAAAACAGGAGTCGTCCGTTGCTTAAGACACTTTCGCTGATCCAGTGGGATGATGCCGATGCCCGTTGAACTGACAGAGCTGGAAAAAAAGGTGATTGCTTGGATTCAGGGGGATCTGCCCGTCGTGGCACGTCCCTATGCCGAAATTGCGGCGGCGCTGGGTGAAACGGAGGAACGGCTGCTCGAAATCCTGCGGGACCTGGTGGACAGGGGGATCATCCGCCGTTTCGGCGCCACCCTGCGCCATCAGAAATCGGGCTTCCAGGCCAACGCCATGGCGGCCTGGCAGGTCGAGGAGGCGCGCATCGACACCGTGGGGCGGATAATGGCCGGTTTCAAGGCCGTATCGCACTGCTACCGCCGTGACCCTACCGATCAGTGGCCCTACAATTTGTACACCATGATCCATGGCAAGGATGAAGAGGAGTGCCGGCGTACGGCCCGGAAGATGGCGGCCAAGGCCGATGTGCATGACTATCGGTTGCTTTTCAGCCGACGGGAATTGAAGAAGACCTCGATGCAATATTTTTCCGATGCCGCTTCCGGCGAGTCCCCCATCGAATAGGCCGTCAGTCCGCACCTCCGAAGCTGCTGGAAAAGGCGACTCACATTGCTATCCCACCCACCTCATGTACTTCTGGTCAATCCTTGGATCCACGATTTCGCCGCCTATGACTTCTGGGCCAAACCGTATGGCCTGTTGCGTCTCGGGGCGATTTTGAGACACCACGGCGTGCGCGTCTCCTACATCGATTGCCTGGATCGATTTCACCCCGGCATGCCGGCGGCCGATCCCCGGGCGCGCCATGGACGGGGACCCTACCTGAAAACCCCCATTTCAAAGCCTGCCGGCCTGGCGGACATCCGGCGCACTTACAGCCGGTACGGCATCCTGCCCGAATGGCTTCGCGCCGACCTGCAGGCATTGCCATCGGCCCCCGACCTCATTTTGGTCACCTCCGGCATGACCTACTGGTATCCCGGCCTGTTCGAGACGATTGCTCTCTTGAAGGCGCATTGGCCGGGTACGCCGCTGGTGCTGGGCGGCATATACGCCCGGTTGTGCGCGGACCATGCCCGTGGCCATTCGGGTGCCGATCGAGTGGTCACCGACGACGGCCGATCCCTGTTCGATCTCTTACGGCGCTACACTGGTTTCGAAATCGACGCCCCACCGGACATGGCGGATTTGGATGCGCTGCCCTATCCGGCCTTCGATCTCCAACACCGGATCGGCTACATTCCGGTGCTGACCGTTCATGGCTGCCCTTTCGATTGCGCCTATTGCGCCTCGCGTTTTCTGGCGCCGGCCGTGCGCCGCCGTTCGCCCGAAGCGGTGATCGCGGAGATCGCCTACTGGCAGGACCGGCACGGCGTTTCGGATGTCGTTTTTTACGACGACGCCCTCTTGGTCGATGCACCCCACCACGCCGCGCCCATGCTGGAAGGCATCGTGCGCTCCGGTCGCAGGCTGTTTTTTCACACCCCCAATGCGGTCCACATCCGCGAAATCGATGGCGAAACGGCTCGCTTGATGTTTCGGGCCGGTTTTCACACCCTGCGCCTCGGCCT
This Desulfatitalea tepidiphila DNA region includes the following protein-coding sequences:
- the ade gene encoding adenine deaminase; amino-acid sequence: MDAMDIQRLLEAARGDRPVDLLIRNARWVNVFNGEIMETPIAVAGGYIVGWGDHAAERVLDLDGRYVSPGFIDAHVHIESAMVGPFGFAAAVVPHGTTSVVADPHEIANVLGTEGIAYMVDCGEQSLLNIYFALPSCVPATGMESSGAVLDASALKPWVSHPRIVALAEMMNFPGVIHGDTDVLAKIGQMHTAGKPVDGHSPGLSGAGLHAYLLPGIASDHECTSLAEAREKLDAGMHIMIREGTGARNLDALLPLITARTARRLMWCTDDRHPHDLLGEGGIDSMVRRAVKAGIDPVCAIQMATLNPAEYFRLDAVGAIAPGRRADLIVMENIEDPVVQQVYIGGRQVAVDGRMVVDSSGPAITPPPASMHVALDRLDFAVAARGRRVRAIETVPDQIVTRSAIAEARIVNGRALSDPSRDLLKIAVVERHHATGRTGVGFVRGFGLGRGALAATVAHDSHNIVAVGVEDGDLAAAARALVDMGGGLVAVDQGRVIASLPLPIAGLMSDQPADRVCAGLDELLAAARHLGSRLADPFMTLSFMALPVIPALKITDMGLVDVDRFKQVPLFVEDEV
- a CDS encoding amidohydrolase, with the protein product MHRDDNPLKPDLDLLIYNGTVICMDAGDTRIEAGAVAVTGDTITAVGPRGAFDPGGAKRCIDARGGLILPGLINTHTHAAMALFRGLADDLPLMTWLNDHIFPAEARLTREMVGIGTRLACAEMIRSGTTCFCDMYLYEEAVAEAARACGMRAVVGEVLYDFPSPNYGPIEKGFEYTVRMFERWAGDPLIRIAVEPHSPYLCAPALLEQADRLARDHHAPLVIHLSETRHEVDQIKAAYGTTPVAHLDRLGLLGPHVVACHAVVLTPEDIDLLTRHDVKVSHNPESNMKLASGIAPVPELLAAGVCVGLGTDGCASNNTLDLFTEMDMAAKLQKVRRLDPAVMDAATVLRMATTDAARVLGLGRLIGSLEVGKKADLIVVDTAKPHLTPMYDPVSHLVYAVRGSDVRHSVIDGRVVMEERALQTIEEAGLLADVRQQAAVIAR
- the ahbB gene encoding siroheme decarboxylase subunit beta, coding for MPVELTELEKKVIAWIQGDLPVVARPYAEIAAALGETEERLLEILRDLVDRGIIRRFGATLRHQKSGFQANAMAAWQVEEARIDTVGRIMAGFKAVSHCYRRDPTDQWPYNLYTMIHGKDEEECRRTARKMAAKADVHDYRLLFSRRELKKTSMQYFSDAASGESPIE
- a CDS encoding amidohydrolase family protein produces the protein MRYDTILYNGTVITVDAAFDVYQRGAVAIADGRIRKVWQPQAGEPLPSAGETIDACGGIVMPGLVNLHTHLPMSLFRGLADDLPLQQWLNDYIFPAEAGHIDPVSVRLGARLSCAEMLLGGTTTCCDGYFLADDVAASVAAMGMRAVVGQGVIDFPAPGVPDPSRNIDVARDFARKWSGRSELVQPAIFCHAPYTCSDQTLIKAKETAESLGVLFQIHAAETRSELDQMQASRGCSVVSHLHGLGILNARTLLVHAIWVAARDIELIAACGAPIAHCPESNMKLGSGVAPVPDFLEAGITVGIGTDGCASNNDLDLWGEMDTLAKLHKVQRLDPTVMDAATVVRMATMGGAAALGLADDIGSIEPGKQADLIVIDVDQPHLAPIYHPASHLVYAVRAGDVRHVMVGGKWAVRERRLAGFDLDGLLAEGVRFAEKVKNIKV
- the mtnA gene encoding S-methyl-5-thioribose-1-phosphate isomerase — its product is MNVDGQPMRPIWLDADGTTIKVIDQRRLPHSLEILSISTVDQVVDAIREMVVRGAPLIGATGAYGVLVALLNSRNDADFLDMCRRVKDARPTAVNLAWAVERTVAVVMRGAARADRVALARQEATAIAEEEADRCRRIGEHGAALVENLSQAKGGRTVHILTHCNAGWLACVEWGTATAPIYVAHEKGVDLHVWVDETRPLNQGARLTAWELGKAGIRHTVIADNAGGHLMQHGLVDMVIVGTDRTTCTGDVANKIGTYLKALAARDNGVPFYVALPSSTFDWQLRDGIAQIPIEDRSADEVRYVQGLTPHGVGQVLVPPEASPAANPAFDVTPARLVTGFITERGVCAANEAAILALFPEKKQESSVA